The genomic DNA TTTACTCACATAAACTTCTAAATAGAATGTTAAATATGCCAATAAATGAGGCCTAGGTGATTTTTCATTGCACTATTTTTTGTGTTCCTTACAAAACCaacacaaacatgcattttgtaaaaacaaaacaaaacacacaaatacacaattacaaatgcaattacatatttttattcaaGAATATTATTTGTTCTGCTGTGCTGGAGTTTAAGCGGCTCCTTTTTTTTACTAATCACATCCCCAGCTTTAGAAAAAATTAGTTCACACGGAACAGATGTGGCTGTAATGGCTAGATATTTACTGGCCAAAGCATAAAGATTGGGGTATACTTTATGGGCCTGCCAGTACTTGAGAGGGTCATCACTTCGAGGGAGGTATGCATCATTGATGTATCTCTTGACCTCTATGGTGGCATCAGCATTATAGCTATGATGCTGTTGTGTCTCACTGACCCGGCTATCCAGGAGCTCCCACAGGTTATCTGAGGATGGTGGCTTCTGAGCTGCCtgagatgaagatgaagatgatgattcCACTGCTTGTGAAGCTTTCTCACTGGTTAGCCGTATCATTGAAGCACATTCACCCGTCAACAACCGTTCAGCTTCACGGGCATTATCCTGGTTGCCAAACCCAAGGGTCTTAAATCTGGGATCTAGCAATGTGGCCAGTGCAAGCACACGGATGGATTCAACATTACTGCACCGCTTGTTGATGTACTGCTGAAGAGCCATTCCTAAGGATGAAGCAGATGGATTTCTTGCATGGGCTGTTTTTTCTGCCACCTTGTGCTGAATCATCCTAATGATTGGGATGATCTTTGAAGCTGACACGCTCTTCTCACCGGAGAGCTCTTTAGTGGCATACTTGAAGGGTGCCAGTACTTCAAGGCTTTCAGAAATGATGTCAAAATCAGCACTTGAAAGTGGCATGATGTCACTTGACAAACTAGCCAAAGCAGCACCAACAGGCTCTCTGAGGTCAATGAGTCTTTGCAGCATATCATGCGTGCTGTTCCATCTAGTGTCCACTTCCTGGAGAAGCTTCAGGGGCTGCCTGCCCATCCTTTCTTGGGCAAGAATAAGGTTTTCAGTGGCCTTAGTGCTGCTCCTGAAAAAAGACACCACTCTCCTGGCTCTTTTACGGATGTCTGCAAACACCTCATGCTCTTCAACTGCCCTCTTAACAATGAGGTTGATGGTATGAGCAAAGCAAGGGAGATGGCGTAGTCCCAGCTTCTGAATTCCTGATACCATGTTGGCCGCATTGTCTGTCACCATGGCAGCAACTGAACCAGTGAGCCCCCAGTCAGATATCAGATCCGACAAAGCCTCTTTGATGTTGTCAGCTGTATGTGATTTTGGGAACTTTGATACTCCCAGCATAACTGACCCAAGTTCTGTGTTGCTGTTAGTGTAGTGGCATGTGACCCCCAGATAGGACTCCATAGTGAGGGAGGTCCACATATCAGCTGTGAGGCAGACAGATGGGATGTTCTGCAGATGTGCCATAGCCTTTTGCTTCACCTCTTTGTATTTCTCTCTGACCATCGTCTTAACAGTTTTCCGGGTTGGCAGAACATAGGTGGGGTCCAACTTGTTCACAAATGCTCTAAATCCCTCGTCTTCCACGATGGAGAAAGGCTGCAAGTCCTTCACAACCATGTTGACAAGGGCCTCATCAAGCTCCTTCTTCCTTCCTAATAATACACAGCACAATTATACCATTCATTCATATTGGCAGTGTAAGTAAAAGTAAGTAATGCAAACTAAGCCCATGCAGTGTTTAACCaagtaacaaaaaaatatttcattggCAATACAAAAGTGTTTGTTTGGAGTTGGCCTAAAAATCCAACATAACCTATATCAACCCACCCCACTAATGGAAAGTATAATACAGAGGTGGGCAAAGGACCTACATTTCATAAACACAGGCTATTAGAGACATACAGTTGGATATTAAAAGTAACAATTATGTGTATAAAGGTCATTGTGAAAGACATGAATATTAGAAATAGGATTGGTTGAGTTCCTTTGAAACTTTGGCTACACTATTTGTGATTAGTTAATATTTCTGAATATACATATATTCCACCACATAAAGAAACGGAATAGAAAATGAAAACTTGACCTTCAAAAGGGTGAATTTTCATGCATTTTAATTACTTTATCACTCTTTGGGGAAAGTACATAATATTTTTTAGTCCCAAATTTGACCTTTTTCAGTTGGAGCAGACCGGTGCTCTGTTGTAGGAGTCTCGTTGGCCAGAGCATTTGGATGTTTGGAGCGTAGATGTCGAAGCATTGAGGATGTATTATTAGAATAAGATAAAGTTTGGTCACATATCATGCATGATACTTTATTAGGAGTGTCGAGACTGAAGTGTTCCCACACTTGAGAACGTGGTCTCTTTCGTGCATTCTCCATATTGAAATCaaacacaatggccctcatttatcaaaagtgcgtacaccaaattttcagcgtacaccttgcgtacacccaaacccacggtgactttgagatttatcaatatggacgttggcgtacggcacgctcaaatcctacgccagctcaggaggtggtgtacgcacgtttgagttagtgcgaaaatgcgcagaaaaacaattcctaacaccacaaaacgcactgacaaaatatgctttattatgacccactgttaaaaaccacaacaacaacattcagtgtttatttttgtgcaacatgaacgtcaatgtttaatttttgtgactttaccaaagcgtttgatttgtaggcatatgtattcctccagtcgcgagcctgtgcgctttaccagcccgcctggcccagcagctgcgcacggactgggactaaaataattcagactgacaaaataataaaaatgaccttcttcttttaaataataataaaaccaataaaaacgacattcttcttctaaataacaagcgtcattaagaataataatcataataataagaataagaatcttacaaattgtcatgcaattattaatgtgaatgaatggtagtactccacatcacatcatcatcactattgtacaccccaatacatgtgccgtgatacgaaattaaatgctaattttttcaaaacgtgctgtaaaataatgcagtgatggtaatttatcatccaaacagctttaaactgctggagtgcgcttctcaacccccacattATTAAGAGttctcgtaatttgggtccatattttgtttttgttggtgcctttaattccactctttaaactcccaaataaaacaatttcgggatttttttccacttccctggtgatctcgatgggcgcgtctcaatcatctcaatagttcagtagtcagggcactgagtcagcccgttgacttatgtcctaatcagtgccctgactagtggactagtgagatgattgagcgcgcccgatcaccacgtcggagaagtttcgcttctttgccgtcttccgtgtgtccatggcgtaaaatgagggcgtgggggaggcggagacttgaatctataggggcgtgttattctaatgacgatcgttttcagccgccacatttatcaagggcaagtattgcgtacacctgaattgcagaggtgcgcacagcttcataaatcaggcggtgagaggagtgtaagcataatcttacgccaacatatacaccagtttctacgcaagattgataaatgagggccaatgtgagcTGTTGACAACTGAGGATAGCGTTTACAAACAGCAAATAAGTTTGTCGTTGAGAAATGACTTTTATTCAGTTTTCTGGGAACAGTGGTTGAGCTTAATTGCATGATGTTTTAATTTACATTCAGACAATTTCATTCAGATGTATTTAATTGTAGCCCTTTAATTAGCAACAACGCACCAAGttaaaaatgattacattaTTAAGCTAATTAGAATATCGCACTAAATGGATAGCAGATATGGGACAGCACAATCGACGCGCTCTGTATTTGAGCACGTCATGATGACGTGTCAGTGACATAACGAAGCTTCATTTCCACAGGTCACGTGACAGCCTCATTTCAAAGCAATGCTCCGAAACACTGAAAACTCGAGACGTGTGTCGACACAGGGTGTCGAGCGACCCATCCCTAATAGAAAGCAGAGGATAGCAAACTTGTAAGCTCACTTCGGGTGACTTGTTTGAAAGCCAGGGGAATCTGAGCACATCGCCCATGAGCCGGAGGAACCCCCGGCCTCGCAGTTTAGGTTCACATTTCGACAATGGAAGAAACAACGGATCGTAAGGTTCATCTTCTGCTTCCTCAACTAGTAACGTTATACGTCAAACGaagttttaaattaaaaacagattttaatAAACAACAACATGGCTTAAAAATggctttttatattaaaaagtgTTATATAAATCTGTACTTACGGTACATGTTTGGTGACCTCGAGTGTTGATGACGTTAAATGGCCGTTATACCCACAGATATTTGAAAACTTACAACATTAATTAGGCTAACGTTAGTAAGCCTAGGCTAGATTAAGTAGTTGCCAAGGTAATTTTATCTTTGTTACTATCAGACTTTGATTTACACTGataaaaaagaatttaaaaaacgAAGAAAATTGTCGGTTTCATCGAACGCACGCGCGTTGCTACGTTTACGCGCCTGGCCCGAAGTTAACTTCCGGtctgtgtctgtttgtttggcgcactactcagtagaaatacattttaaagtactattcttggttaacatgatataaatattaaaaatcaagcagagagcacATGACACACGTTTCCCAATAATTTCTAAATAAGTAGACTAGGTCGCGGAAGCCATCGCTTTCATCATGAACCGAAGCGCGTCTCCAACTGAAACTCGgcaggcttgcctcacagacatgaggaatatgtagcctaatatgtgtagaaacgaaaaaagtttaagggatttttttttattttttaccttctactgaatatgatcgggtgcaagcacattttaaacagcacttattcacacacgtaattttgtgaataagtaattttgtcgttttctctaacgatttcaaaaacatcttgtagtgcttaccTGCTTGTAGTTATCAGTATACTGTTATATTCTATTAAATGACTTTGTCATTTCACACTGTGGCCAATTTAAAgttaccaactaaatgagacatactgagtttataattaaatttattaattgcgtttaattattgcatctaaagatttttcacgtgaataaaggcaaatagatttgcacactttgcttaatcactggtctagtctgttaaacttgtcagaagttttcgtttctaatctgccctcgtggtctattttttctctcatcaaaaccgaataccatcagtggttgtacatcaagagcaggaacagtttttgtgcgttttgtttcgcgatctgaccggaacaaacagaaagtctctgcaacggcgttaagcgttagattaaagcgctcgtctgtgtgaagactgcatgagccgcgTTTGCTGCATTGAACTgcattgtttgtattagttaggttaatccgtgaagcaagatgttttaaaaaagtggtagGGACATGTCTATGGAGAGAAAACGGTATCAAAACCTTCCACAAATGTACGTGAGAGATCCACATTCGCGTGTaccaatccacaaatgcacgcgagagatccacatgcgcacgcaccaattcacaaatgcacgcgagagatccacatgcgcgcaccaattcacaaatgcacgcgagagatccacacacacaaagcaatccacaaatggacgcgagagatccacacacacaaagcaatccacaaatgaGACAAAGGAATGTTTTGAGACTGTCGTTCCGTGGCCTtgattcacaaatgcacagaAGCCTATCCGTATCTGTCCCAAAGATGCGATACAGTGTTCTTCCTCCAGAGGGCGCTTACCGGCCTTCGAACCTTGTGCACAAAGGTGGACAAAGGCACAGCCGGCTTGGCCGGTACAGATGGAGAGACAACCACGCAGGGTAACTTTTTTACTCAAATACTTCTTAACATGACAGTAATCTATCCTGACTTGTATCCATTTTAGAGGGGTCCTATATGCCCATTAACAAAgtctttatttgtttttaggGTGTTCTAGAATATGCCTTCATGCTTGAtttatgcattatttttcacattttatattatagcCCCTCTTTCTCGAGTCTGGCTCAAACATGCCAATTTCAATTTAGCTCCTCCTTCCAAAAAACTaaatgtgctgtgattggttcGCTGGCCCAGTGTATTGTGATTGGCGCCACCTAGCACTTTTGGGAAATATCTTTCCCCTTCATAACTGCAAGTTCTTCTCTAGTGTAAATATTGATGATGGTGTCCATTTCAAACCAATTTGAGCCTGATTCAGAGCCTGACAATGTTAACCAGGGctgtacattaattttgttTGCACATAGCACTGGTGCTAGATGTTAAATGTTTTGTAGTGCAGGTCAGCAGGATTGTAATGTACATTACATCTCATAAAACAACCACAAGTAGCACAGTTCATCGCTTAAACAGGCAGATGACTGGCTGTACAGGACATGCAAAATGcaacccttaaaaataaaaattttcagacaaacatttggaaaataacacattttgctTATATAGCCCAATATCTCCGACTACAATCCAAAGAAATCCATTCACAAATCAACCTCACAACATTAcacttaagtaaaattaaatttaaagaaTACATAAATTTTTTATTCATGAAGATTACATGGAAAATATGCCATGCATAGTGGACAATTCATGATCTGTTTCACTCAGGATTGGATGGTCTGTCTGAACGCTGTGCCCAGTACAAGAAGGATGGTTGTGACTTTGCCAAGTGGCGCTGTGTACTTAAGATCTCCGAGAGCTGCCCCTCTGCTCTCGCAATTGCTGAAAATGCTAACGTTCTTGCCAGATATGCCAGCATTTGCCAACAGGTATGTCCAACAGAATGCGGCTGGCTCATGCGATCCTGCTTATTGTTCATGAACAGCCTTTACATGACTGAACACTTGATAGCCAGCGTGCCATTTGTCTATTTTGTTTCTATAACTGGCTAGAAGATCTTTTCTTCTGATTAATTCTTCCTCAATTCCTTTAGAATGGTTTGGTTCCCATTGTAGAGCCTGAGATCCTCCCAGACGGAGATCATGACCTGCAACGGTGCCAGTACGCCACTGAGAAGGTAAGCGTCCTTCCAGAATAAACGATTAAAGTAGAGCAATGCAAAATTATCCATTGAAAATAACTCCCAACTAATTGCAACCAAGGTCCTGGCGGCTGTGTACAAGGCTCTCTCTGACCACCATGTGTATCTGGAGGGAACTCTGCTCAAACCAAACATGGTCACCGCTGGACACTCCTGCACCAAGAAGTACACCCCTCAGGAGGTTGCAATGGCAACAGTTACTGCTCTCAGACGCACTGTGCCAGCTGCTGTACCAGGTGTGTCAGTCAGCGCCAGGTCATTAGAGGAAGTCGTCCATTTAAGTGCTCTTCAATCCTTGAACATttaacatgatataaatattaaaaatcaagcagagagcacatggcacaagtttcccaacattattcttatattttgaaacaaagaaacatgttatGCCGACGCATTGCATAATTGAAAGGCGAGTGCGCATGCATTTATAGGCTACTGTGAACCcaccggtaaaatgatgttcgttcaaatccagctcagacatgacataaatctgtagcttactatacttgttgtagccattaaacaatgtttttttttcttcatatttatgtttaaatattataatattatttttagatttcagaGAATACCACGTACTGGTccgggagctgcgtctggatgaTTCACTGTTCGAGCAGTACCTACTTCAGGATGTCCCGGGACACCTTTGACGAGTTGCTCAGCAAGGTTGGTCCGCTCATCACCAAGGCTGATACAGTGATGCGGTTGGCAATTGGACCTGCTGAGCGACTCGCTATCTGCCTACGGTAAGGCTCTTTCTATAATGATTATCCTTGGTATAGACTTCCTTGTAAAGTCTCTGTATAAACTCTGTCAGCTAGAGAAAGCTACCATTTAACTTATCTGTTATAGAAGAAAATACTTCTCTGGTTAAGTTGAGTGTTTTAAAAgtcataattttatttagttaGAGACTGATGTTACTACAATCATTACCTTGTTAACAATTTGTTTGAGGATGTGGAAAATTATGTAATACTATTATGTACACTGCTCACATACTATAATATACACTGTAACGTACATATGATCTgtgtgtttttctagcctgTATGGTAACCACTAAAAGCAGATATGATGACCATAGGCAGTCTGATAAACACAGGTTCATTGTTAAAGTCACAGTGCATACAAACAGTAACAGtacattttatgaattttgtacattcttttttttcacCAGATACCTGGCCACTGGAGATTCCTTCAGAACGATTGCCTTCAGTTACCGTGTTGGGCACTCTACTGTCACAGGCATTGTGAGGGAGGTGGCCAGTGCCATCTGGACAGCCCTGGTGGAGGAGAATATGCCAGTTCCCAAAACAAATGACTGGAGGGCCATCGCTGACCAGTTATATTTGCGTTGGAATTTTCCAAATTGTCTTGGTGCCATCGATGGGAAGCATGTCATATTACAAGCACCTTCAAATTCTGGGTCCCTCTTCTATAATTATAAATCCACGTATTCACTGGTTCTTCTGGCTGTTGTCGATGCTGATTATCTTTTTAGGGTTGTGGATGTTGGGGGCTATGGCAAGACCAGTGATAGTGGAACCCTACACAATTCTTCATTTGGAGAAGGCCTCGGAGATGGCACACTTGACCTACCACCAGATGCTGCTGTCCCAGGAGCAGAGCAGCAGGGGCCTCTCCCATTTGTATTTGTGGGGGATGAGGGCTTCCCACTGATGACCAATCTCTTGCGGCCATACCCTGGACATCACATCCCACCGGAGAAAAGGGTGTTCAATTACCGCCTCAGCCGGGCTAGGTTGGTAGTTGAGTGCGCCTTTGGCATCCTCTCAGCTCGATGGCGGATGTACAGGCGCGTCATTGCAACCAGTCCAGAGGttgcagaggtgtgtgtgaagGCCACATGCGTGTTGCACAACTTCCTGCGCATGAAGACGCTGCAAAGGGGGAAAAGATGCGCTCACAGAGCTGACCCCACCATTGAGCCATCTTCAGCTCCTGAGGCCCTGCGAGATGCACCAAGGATGGGCTCCAACAATGCCACCCGTAGAGCTATCCAACTGCAAGATGCATACTGTGCCTACTTCAACCAGGAGGGTGCAGTGCCATGGCAGCCGAGTGCATAGAGTACACCAAAGGCTCTTTTCAGAGCCACAAAACCAAAAAGCTCTTTTAAGAGCTAC from Pseudorasbora parva isolate DD20220531a unplaced genomic scaffold, ASM2467924v1 scaffold_130, whole genome shotgun sequence includes the following:
- the LOC137065772 gene encoding E3 SUMO-protein ligase ZBED1-like, which codes for MYRRKKELDEALVNMVVKDLQPFSIVEDEGFRAFVNKLDPTYVLPTRKTVKTMVREKYKEVKQKAMAHLQNIPSVCLTADMWTSLTMESYLGVTCHYTNSNTELGSVMLGVSKFPKSHTADNIKEALSDLISDWGLTGSVAAMVTDNAANMVSGIQKLGLRHLPCFAHTINLIVKRAVEEHEVFADIRKRARRVVSFFRSSTKATENLILAQERMGRQPLKLLQEVDTRWNSTHDMLQRLIDLREPVGAALASLSSDIMPLSSADFDIISESLEVLAPFKYATKELSGEKSVSASKIIPIIRMIQHKVAEKTAHARNPSASSLGMALQQYINKRCSNVESIRVLALATLLDPRFKTLGFGNQDNAREAERLLTGECASMIRLTSEKASQAVESSSSSSSQAAQKPPSSDNLWELLDSRVSETQQHHSYNADATIEVKRYINDAYLPRSDDPLKYWQAHKVYPNLYALASKYLAITATSVPCELIFSKAGDVISKKKEPLKLQHSRTNNILE
- the LOC137065771 gene encoding fructose-bisphosphate aldolase B-like, which gives rise to MFDCRSVALIHKCTEAYPYLSQRCDTVFFLQRALTGLRTLCTKVDKGTAGLAGTDGETTTQGLDGLSERCAQYKKDGCDFAKWRCVLKISESCPSALAIAENANVLARYASICQQNGLVPIVEPEILPDGDHDLQRCQYATEKVLAAVYKALSDHHVYLEGTLLKPNMVTAGHSCTKKYTPQEVAMATVTALRRTVPAAVPGVSVSARSLEEVVHLSALQSLNI